One genomic region from Pecten maximus chromosome 5, xPecMax1.1, whole genome shotgun sequence encodes:
- the LOC117327451 gene encoding uncharacterized protein LOC117327451, which translates to MTTPCLDDIMNGFDYEGIRNRETLKEVVRELRRHLVRYFETQLSPEKHTWGAFLNIIKAMTAIPLSALEKTEDIADIMNILKTKTIRKRRFQPYSCLMKSVKQIDSQYAKSVGPLYNKIVMLDKQYVASVKVEMASHMDNYQMTKDPVGRLPITNRHSGFYSDDDTSSEEDERGGERIRRGS; encoded by the exons ATG ACGACTCCGTGCTTGGACGATATCATGAATGGATTTGATTACGAAGGAATCAGAAATAGGGAAACATTGAAAG AAGTGGTGCGAGAACTTCGAAGACATCTAGTTAGATATTTTGAGACACAACTATCACCAGAAAAACATACATGGGGAGCGTTCTTGAACATCATCAAAGCCATGACAGCAATCCCACTGTCTGCTTTGGAAAAGACAGAAGATATTGCAGACATTATGAATATATTAAAGACCAAAACAATTCGCAAACGCCGCTTTCAACCTTATTCCTGTCTAATGAAAAGTGTCAAACAGATTGATAGCCAGTATGCGAAAAGTGTTGGTCCGCTTTACAATAAAATTGTAATGTTGGACAAGCAGTACGTGGCAAGTGTGAAGGTTGAAATGGCGTCCCATATGGACAACTATCAAATGACCAAGGACCCGGTCGGACGATTGCCGATCACAAACAGACACTCTG GGTTTTACTCGGATGATGACACTAGCTCAGAGGAAGACGAAAGAGGAGGGGAACGAATTCGACGTGGGTCTTAA